Proteins from one Bacteroidota bacterium genomic window:
- a CDS encoding DUF2851 family protein: MHEDLLRHIWAKQLFDSSRLVTTDGQAVCVFDPGILSRKSGPDFRNARIEIGNTTFAGDIEFHRTFSDWNLHNHQHNPHYNSVILHVVLSGNARETPSLSGRNIPSVILESFLTSSIGTIENHLLREEYASKKNKIRCASVNDSIAPALLNDWIRTLYRERLQKKVHRLHDRLCDIIISQNRIIGEPHSSYHDIIDEIPLPDSTVDRQLFKQRLAWEQLLYEEVLDGLGYSNNRKPMKRLAETISLIVLKNIDATIELSSLHIEAILFKASGLLPELNEMTDQDSKVHIHTLHAAWNELPKKLSFVPIDQTVWNFSPTRPSNFPTIRIAAASGFVQKLLHQSLFRSIITLTEGKFSSPQSKIEQLVSLFETGNNPFWNYHYSFGEPVHKKHAVLGDSRRHDIIVNTIIPFVCLYSKIFGNESLFDHCLALALEIPLLEDNSILRIMNSQLVKKKIVLKFAHQQQGLIQLHKQYCVAERCSECEIGKAVFKS, encoded by the coding sequence ATGCACGAAGATCTACTTCGACATATCTGGGCAAAACAATTATTTGACTCCTCACGGCTGGTCACGACGGATGGGCAAGCCGTTTGTGTTTTTGACCCCGGTATTCTTTCAAGAAAGAGCGGTCCTGACTTTCGCAACGCTAGAATCGAAATCGGCAACACAACATTCGCCGGTGATATCGAATTTCATCGAACATTCAGCGATTGGAATCTCCATAATCATCAGCATAACCCGCACTATAATTCCGTTATACTTCATGTCGTCTTATCCGGAAATGCACGAGAAACCCCTTCACTTAGCGGGCGTAATATTCCCTCTGTTATTTTAGAATCTTTTTTAACCTCTTCTATTGGGACAATTGAGAATCACCTATTACGAGAGGAATATGCCTCCAAGAAAAATAAAATTAGATGTGCGTCTGTAAACGATTCTATCGCACCGGCATTGTTGAATGATTGGATCCGCACTTTATATCGCGAACGCCTACAGAAAAAAGTTCACCGTCTGCATGATCGACTCTGTGATATTATTATCTCCCAGAATAGGATCATCGGTGAACCACACTCTTCCTATCATGACATCATTGACGAGATACCGCTTCCGGATTCGACAGTCGATCGTCAACTTTTTAAACAGAGACTCGCATGGGAGCAATTGCTCTATGAAGAAGTACTGGACGGTCTCGGATATTCGAACAACCGCAAACCGATGAAAAGACTTGCGGAGACCATTTCGTTGATTGTATTAAAAAATATTGATGCAACCATTGAATTATCCTCACTTCATATTGAAGCAATTTTGTTCAAAGCTTCTGGACTGCTTCCTGAACTGAATGAGATGACCGATCAGGATTCCAAAGTACACATTCACACGCTGCATGCGGCATGGAATGAATTGCCGAAAAAATTATCGTTCGTACCGATTGACCAAACCGTTTGGAATTTTTCGCCCACTCGTCCTTCTAATTTTCCAACGATCAGAATTGCTGCAGCAAGCGGGTTTGTGCAAAAATTACTTCATCAATCGTTATTCCGATCGATCATTACGTTGACGGAAGGAAAATTCTCATCACCCCAATCTAAAATAGAACAACTTGTAAGTCTTTTTGAAACAGGAAATAATCCGTTTTGGAATTATCATTACTCATTTGGCGAGCCTGTTCATAAAAAACATGCCGTTCTCGGAGACTCAAGAAGACATGATATCATTGTAAATACTATCATTCCATTTGTTTGTTTATATTCGAAAATATTTGGAAACGAATCTCTCTTTGACCATTGCTTGGCCTTAGCACTGGAAATTCCTTTACTGGAAGACAATTCCATTCTGCGGATAATGAATAGTCAATTAGTAAAGAAAAAAATAGTCCTTAAGTTTGCCCATCAACAGCAGGGATTGATTCAATTGCACAAACAATACTGCGTTGCGGAACGATGCAGTGAATGTGAGATTGGAAAAGCAGTGTTTAAGAGTTAA
- the pyrF gene encoding orotidine-5'-phosphate decarboxylase, with protein MNFSQRLLSIQQKTNSLLCVGLDTDIKKIPTHLQSKKNGILEFNKQIIAATKDIACSYKINFAFYESLGKEGWSIIEKTRALIPSSILTIADAKRGDIGNTSSQYAHAILNNMDFDSVTVAPYMGKDSVQPFLEDEKKGVFLLALTSNQGAFDFQYLHTGKKRVFEEVVTISQKWTTKKNLGFVVGATKAQDIRTVRKLAPLIPFLVPGIGAQGGSVKDVIQYGCTKDGFGVLINASRSILYASDGKDFSEAARSEALKLNNEINFFRQRYFR; from the coding sequence ATGAATTTTTCCCAGCGACTCCTTTCCATTCAACAAAAAACTAATTCTCTTTTGTGTGTCGGACTCGACACAGATATCAAGAAAATTCCGACCCATCTTCAATCAAAAAAGAATGGCATCCTGGAATTCAACAAACAAATTATCGCAGCAACAAAAGATATTGCCTGTTCTTATAAAATCAACTTTGCTTTCTACGAATCGTTAGGAAAAGAAGGATGGTCAATTATTGAAAAGACGCGTGCGTTGATCCCTTCCTCCATCCTTACCATAGCCGATGCAAAACGGGGTGATATCGGAAACACATCGTCGCAGTACGCACATGCTATTCTGAACAACATGGATTTCGACTCCGTTACCGTAGCACCATATATGGGAAAAGATTCCGTTCAACCATTCCTGGAGGATGAAAAAAAAGGAGTCTTTCTTCTCGCACTCACTTCCAATCAGGGGGCATTCGATTTTCAATATTTGCACACGGGGAAAAAAAGGGTATTTGAAGAAGTTGTTACTATATCCCAGAAATGGACTACAAAAAAAAATCTGGGATTCGTTGTCGGAGCAACAAAAGCTCAGGATATACGCACCGTAAGGAAACTTGCACCGTTGATTCCTTTTCTTGTACCGGGTATTGGTGCTCAGGGGGGAAGTGTTAAAGATGTCATACAGTACGGATGCACGAAGGACGGCTTCGGAGTGCTGATCAACGCCAGCCGAAGCATTTTGTATGCATCCGATGGAAAAGATTTTTCCGAAGCGGCACGAAGCGAAGCGTTGAAACTGAACAACGAAATAAATTTTTTCAGACAAAGATATTTTCGGTAG
- a CDS encoding S9 family peptidase — protein sequence MKQFFIVLLLATCSILFLQSQTRRPLQLEDMFTIKRVSDPQLSPDGKTVAYVVSVVDKAANRTNSDIWLISVVGGDAKQLTNSPKADRHPRWSPDGKSIAFESNRDGSMQIYTINIASGETKQITTISTEASSAIWSADGKKLGFVSAVFPEFSDKLYTEADALNKQKQDGRDNSKMKARVMTKLLYRHWDSWVDDKRQHIFVVNADGTNPHNATPGERDATPTSSTFSTGDDFSFSPDGKEIAITATPVPVREESWSTNHDILTVNLQTGERKQITANTAADVYPQYSPNGKYIAYRAQSRAGFEADRWQLMLYDRATGITKNLSPNFDTNIDAFCWASDSKSIYTSAEEKANTPLWSITIDGVVKKVFDNANNSDVNISADGKSIVFAHQTMSRPVEIWTANSNGSNAKQLTHVNDALFSHIEFSDPEYVWFDGANGTKVQMWIVKPPFFDSKKKYPLVYWVHGGPQGAFGNSWSYRWNQQLWAAQGYVIALPNPRGSTGFGQQFTDEISHDWGGKVYTDVMNGVAYMETQPYIDVTKMAAAGASYGGYMMNWINGHSDKFKTLVCHDGVFNFYSMYGVTEETWFDEWEHGIPWETPDYDKFSPHKYAQSFKTPTLIIHNELDFRVPVGEGLALFTTLQRKGVPSKLLYFPDEGHWVLKPQNSEMWHNTIFDWLKDYLH from the coding sequence TGTTAGTGTGGTTGACAAAGCGGCGAACAGAACAAACTCTGATATTTGGCTTATTTCTGTTGTTGGAGGCGATGCAAAACAATTGACGAATTCTCCAAAAGCAGACCGACATCCCCGCTGGTCTCCGGACGGAAAATCAATCGCATTCGAATCCAATCGCGACGGCTCAATGCAGATTTACACTATCAATATTGCTAGTGGTGAAACAAAACAGATCACTACCATCTCGACTGAAGCAAGCAGTGCTATTTGGTCTGCTGACGGTAAGAAACTCGGTTTTGTCTCAGCGGTTTTTCCGGAATTTTCTGACAAACTATATACTGAAGCAGATGCATTAAACAAACAAAAGCAGGATGGCCGAGACAACAGCAAGATGAAAGCCCGTGTGATGACAAAACTATTATATCGGCATTGGGACAGCTGGGTGGACGATAAACGCCAGCATATCTTTGTTGTGAATGCCGATGGAACAAATCCCCACAACGCAACTCCGGGTGAGCGCGATGCTACGCCGACCTCTTCAACGTTTTCCACAGGAGATGATTTTTCATTTTCGCCTGATGGAAAAGAAATTGCAATCACAGCTACTCCTGTTCCCGTCCGAGAAGAATCATGGAGCACCAATCACGACATTCTTACAGTGAATCTTCAAACCGGCGAACGAAAACAGATCACGGCCAATACCGCTGCTGACGTGTACCCGCAATATTCGCCAAATGGAAAGTATATTGCATACCGGGCACAGTCACGAGCAGGATTTGAAGCTGATCGATGGCAATTAATGCTATATGATAGAGCAACCGGGATAACAAAAAATCTCTCTCCTAATTTTGATACAAATATCGATGCCTTCTGCTGGGCCAGTGATAGCAAGTCGATCTACACTTCTGCTGAAGAGAAAGCAAATACTCCTCTCTGGTCAATCACTATTGACGGAGTGGTAAAAAAAGTATTCGATAACGCAAACAATTCCGATGTGAACATTTCTGCGGATGGTAAGTCAATTGTATTTGCCCATCAAACAATGTCCCGGCCTGTCGAAATTTGGACAGCAAACAGCAACGGTAGCAATGCAAAACAATTGACGCATGTGAATGATGCCTTGTTTTCTCATATCGAGTTCTCCGATCCAGAATATGTCTGGTTCGATGGCGCGAATGGAACAAAGGTGCAGATGTGGATCGTCAAACCTCCGTTTTTCGATTCAAAGAAAAAATATCCTCTCGTGTATTGGGTACACGGCGGGCCGCAGGGAGCATTTGGCAACAGCTGGTCGTATCGATGGAACCAGCAATTATGGGCAGCGCAGGGATATGTTATCGCTCTTCCCAATCCGCGCGGCTCTACCGGATTTGGCCAGCAGTTCACTGATGAGATTTCACACGATTGGGGTGGAAAAGTCTATACCGATGTAATGAACGGTGTCGCTTATATGGAAACACAGCCATATATTGATGTCACAAAAATGGCAGCCGCCGGCGCAAGCTACGGTGGTTATATGATGAATTGGATCAACGGACACAGCGATAAATTTAAAACATTGGTTTGTCACGATGGCGTGTTTAATTTTTATTCCATGTATGGCGTTACGGAAGAGACGTGGTTCGACGAGTGGGAGCATGGTATTCCCTGGGAAACGCCAGATTATGACAAATTCTCACCGCACAAGTATGCACAGAGTTTCAAAACACCGACGCTTATTATTCATAACGAACTGGATTTTCGAGTACCGGTGGGAGAAGGACTTGCTTTATTCACCACTCTACAACGCAAAGGGGTTCCCTCCAAACTACTCTATTTCCCGGATGAAGGACACTGGGTATTAAAACCACAGAATTCTGAAATGTGGCACAATACCATTTTTGACTGGTTAAAGGATTATTTACATTAG